One Microplitis demolitor isolate Queensland-Clemson2020A chromosome 2, iyMicDemo2.1a, whole genome shotgun sequence DNA segment encodes these proteins:
- the LOC103578071 gene encoding leucine-rich repeat-containing G-protein coupled receptor 5, with product MRKIMTWMTWVVLIICVGRGLGQTIARCPNQADIRPCSCSVKKNGLDVICESTDHVHITSALTALKTQNAVIFYLKLRHNNLPKLQGFIFLGLVVQHLAIHNSSLATVEESSLSSIGKGLTQLDLSQNSLAAVPSSALTNLHALIILNLNRNKIRELRSKSFAGLDTLEILSLYENKISVIDPDAFKGLDDRKLKRLNLGGNLLTNIPTSALSSLDVLKKLEMQENRISTIKEGDFEGLKSLDSLVLAHNQIRQVPARVFSHLTQLNSLELEGNRITHVDPDAFIGLEENLQYLRLGENNLHVIPSDALRRLHRLRHLDLRSNNITYLPEDAFAGYGDSISFLNLQKNLIKILPPTIFDNLNSLQSLNLGNNKLTHIPEEITEGMIDTLVMIDITDNPLICTCDLQWFPYWLKNLKGQDDDTMSKKRTVCMMLNERREYVLQNLPLEKMGCVSKTGKISSSSNVIAFHYLHILVLHFVNVITSKLLQ from the exons ATGAGGAAGATTATGACATGGATGACGTGGGTTGTTCTAATTATTTGCGTGGGCAGAGGGCTGGGGCAGACAATCGCGAGGTGTCCGAATCAGGCTGACATTAGACCGTGCTCGTGttcggttaaaaaaaatggactgGATGTCATTTGCGAGAGCACGGACCATGTGCATATCACTTCCGCGCTGACGGCGTTAAAAACACAGAACGcggttattttttatcttaaattgaGACACAACAATTTGCCTAAGCTACAGGGGTTCATTTTTCTGGGACTGGTGGTACAGCATCTGGCGATTCACAACAGCAGTTTGGCTACGGTTGAAGAGTCTTCGCTTAGTTCGATTg gaaAAGGACTTACTCAACtagatttatcacaaaattccCTGGCAGCTGTTCCATCATCAGCGCTGACAAACCTCCACGCCCTCATTATTctgaatttaaatagaaataaaattcgtgAGTTGCGTAGCAAATCATTTGCTGGACTGGACACTCTGGAAATACTGagtttatatgaaaataaaataagcgtAATTGATCCAGATGCATTCAAAGGCCTTGACGA TCGGAAATTAAAACGACTGAATCTCGGAGGAAATCTTCTGACAAATATACCGACCTCTGCGCTATCATCCCTGgatgttttgaaaaaactcGAGATGCAGGAAAACAGAATTTCAACTATCAAAGAAGGAGACTTTGAag GATTAAAAAGTTTGGACTCGCTGGTATTGGCGCATAATCAAATTCGCCAAGTACCGGCTAGAGTATTTTCACACTTGACGCAATTAAACTCTTTGGAACTCGAAGGCAATAGAATTACTCATGTTGATCCCGATGCTTTTATCGGATTAGagg AAAATCTTCAATATCTAAGACTGGGAGAAAATAATCTGCACGTAATACCAAGCGATGCACTTCGACGTCTTCACCGTCTCCGGCACCTGGATCTTAGATCTAATAACATAACATATCTTCCGGAGGACGCTTTTGCAGGATACGGCGATTCCATATCCTTTCTCAATCTTCAGAAAAATTT aattaaaattttaccgcCCACAATATTTGACAATTTGAATTCGCTCCAGTCATTAAACTTGGGAAATAACAAACTCACTCACATTCCCGAAGAAATAACCGAAGGGATGATCGATACTCTCGTAATGATCGACATCAcag acAATCCTTTAATTTGTACATGTGACCTCCAATGGTTTCCCTActggttgaaaaatttaaaaggtcAAGACGACGACACAATGTCGAAAAAACGTACAGTCTGCATGATGTTAAATGAAAGACGTGAGTACGTGCTTCAGAATTTACCTCTCGAGAAAATGGGCTGCGTTAGTAAAACTGGTAAAATATCATCATCTTCAAATGTTATTGCGTTTCACTATCTCCACATACTGGTACTCCATTTTGTTAACGTTATAACCTCAAAATTACTTCAGTAA
- the LOC103578055 gene encoding troponin C, isoallergen Bla g 6.0101 — MDDLTKDQIVLLKKAFDAFDHEKKGCIGTDMVGTILTMLGHELSENTLAEIIAEVDEDGSGELEFEEFCTLAARFLVEEDTEAMQQELREAFRLYDKEGNGYITTDVFRDILHELDDKLTNEELDLMIEEIDADGSGTLDFDEFMEVMTGGDD; from the exons ATG GATGACTTGACGAAGGATCAAATCGTCC tcttGAAGAAGGCATTCGATGCATTCGACCACGAAAAAAAAGGCTGCATTGGCACCGACATGGTCGGTACAATTTTAACGATGTTGGGCCACGAGCTCAGTGAAAACACACTGGCCGAAATAATTGCGGAGGTAGATGAAGATG GATCCGGAGAGTTGGAATTCGAAGAATTTTGTACCCTGGCGGCAAGATTTTTAGTAGAAGAAGACACCGAGGCAATGCAACAAGAATTACGTGAAGCCTTCCGTCTATACGACAAAGAAGGAAACGGTTACATAACAACAGACGTATTTCGCGATATTCTACACGAGTTAGATGACAAATTAACAAACGAGGAGCTCGATTTAATGATTGAAGAAATCGATGCCGATGGCTCAGGCACACTCGACTTTGACg AATTTATGGAAGTGATGACTGGTGGTGATGActaa